AAACGTATTAAATCACAAAGAGATTTTTTGTATTTACTGTCAGGAAATTCGTCAATAATTTTTAGTGATTTGTGAATGTATTCATTCATTTTATTTTCACTGTACTCAAATCCTTTTTTCTCTTTAATAAAAGAAACTACTTCATCAAAAACTTCTTTCTTTTTTCCTCTTTTTGAAATAGCTTTTACAATTGTTTTTTTTTCTTTTCCTGAAGCAATTTTTAAAGCATAAATTAACGGTAGAGTAAGTTTTTTTTCTTTGATATCAACACCTTTTGGCTTACCTGTGATGTCAGTACTAAAATCCAAAATATCGTCTTTTATTTGAAACGCAATACCTGCAAATTCTCCTGCTTTACTCATTTTTTCAATTTCATCATTAGTTGCTCCTGTTGATGCTACTCCAATTGCAAAACTACTTGAAATGAGACTTGCTGTTTTCATTTTTATAATTTCAAAATATACCTCTTCATCAATATCTAAAGTTCTTGCTTTTTCAATTTGCAAAAGTTCTCCCTCACTCATCATCTTTACAGTATTCGATGACAATTCGAGCATATCGTTTTCCTTATTTTCCAATGCCATCAACATTCCTTTTGAGAGAAGATAGTCTCCGCTAAGTACAGAAATTTTGTTTTTCCACAAAGCATTAAGTGTAAATGCACCTCTTCTTTGAGTTGAATCATCAACCACGTCATCATGCACCAATGTTGCTGTATGAATTAATTCAATAAAGGAAGCACCTCTGTATGTTTTGTCGTTTATTTTACCAAAAATACCTGCTGATAAAATTACAAACAAAGGACGCATCTGCTTACCTTTCTTTTTAATAATATATTTTAAAACTCTGTTGAGTAAAGGTATTTGTGATTGCAAATTTTTGTAAAAAAATTCATTAAAAACTTTCAGTTCATTTTTTACAGGAGCTTTTATCTTTGTCAATGAATCTGTCATAAATTTGTTTTATCAATCGGTACAAGCACGCTTTTTTTTGTCTCTATATTGATTTTCAAAATTATAAAAAAATAATCACAAAAAAAAGCAATTCTGTAAATTACAGAATTGCTTTTATATTTTTAAGATAAATATATTAGTTTAAAGTTTCAGTTCGTACTGCTGCGTTGTATTGAATTTTTAATGCTTTCGCCTTTCTTAATTCCTGCTTAACATCAGTAACAATTCCCATTTTTGTTTTTTTATCAACTTTTAAAGCAAAAGTCATGTATGGTCTTAATCTTTCGTCTTTTTTAAGTCTCTCATTTTCAACAAACTCAATTACATCAGTAGGAGCAGCAAATTTATCGTTTAGTTGAACCCTTGGAGCTGTACCATATTTTGCTCGATGCATATTTACGGGAGGTCCGATATTAATTGTACTTACCATTGATTTTTTTTCAATTTTAGTAAGCTCTGTTGCTTTTGGTACATGAGTTGTAACAAGTGCATCGCTATCCCTCATTACAGTAGCAACCATAAAAAAGAACAATAGAATAAAAATTATATCAGGTAGAGACGCTGTTGAAATTGCAGGGCTATCTTTACCTCTTTTACGTTCAAATTTTGCTGACATTATTTACCTCCTATATTTTCAGGTTCTGCTTCAGATATTTTCATTGGATACTTGCTATTAATTTCCTTTTGAACTGACTTAGGCAAATCTTCCATCGTCATCCCATGTTTTCTCATTGCCTCATTTTCACGTATTTCATTGTATGCAGCAGTAAGTTCATTTTGCACTTGCAAATAGATATTATAAGATGTTCCTCTGTCATTTTTAATAGAAACTACAGCTTTATCCGGGCTTATTGAAAGTTTTGGGTTTTTACCGTTGTTAAGAATAAATTCTTTTGTTTTTTCTTTCAATTCTCCAATTGTAGTATATTCTCCTTCTACAAGAAGTTGATCTCTGGCGTTTACCCTTATTTCAAAAATATCTCGTTTTTTAATATGAGACTCCGGTGGTGGCTGTGTAGGATCCGGCCATGGAGGAAGTTTCCTCATAATACCTTTATCCGTATCAATGGTAGTAACCATTAAAAAGAAAATCAGAAGAAGAAATGCAATATCTGCCATTGATGAGGCATTGAATTCTCCTCCGCTTCTTCGTTTAGTTTTCATATTCCAATTTATTTAAATAAAGAATGTATTTCACTTGCAATAATAGCTAAAACTGAAGCACCTCCGATAAAATATAATAATGTAAGAGAACCTCCTACAAATTTTATATACCCTTCAGTAACTTCAATCTTACTTAATGATTCTTCCGATGCAGTAAAATATGCAATGAGAAACACTAAAACAATCGCTACTAATCCAAGTAATGATTTTAAACTCTTTTTAGGGTTATCAATAAGTTTTGTAATTGAAAATAATAGTACTGCAAACAGTGCTATTCCCATTAAAATATATCCCGTTGATAATATTAAGCCTACCTTATTTCCAAGCCATCCAAGCAAAATAATAACAACAATTGCTGCGTAAAATAAACTCTTTATTATTATTGATGAATTAATTGATTTATTCATTTTCTAATATTATTTATTATTTTTTAGTAACATCATACTCAATCATCATATCTACTAAAGATATAGATGAATCTTCCATATCATTTACAATACCGTCAACTTTAGTAACAAGGTAGTTGTAAAATAATTGAAGGATAACAGCAACAACCAAACCTGCTACAGTAGTAAGAAGTGCAACCTTGATACCTCCTGCAACAATTGATGGAGAAATATCGCCAATCATTTCAATTTTATCAAATGCTTCTATCATACCAATAACAGTTCCCATAAATCCAAGCATAGGTGCAATTGAGATAAAAAGTGAAATCCACACAAGGCCTTTTTCTAAAAGTCCCATTTGGACAGAGCCATAAGAAACTATAGCTTTTTCTACATCTTCAACACCACCTTTTCTTCGGAAAAGTGCTTGATAAAAAATTGAAGCAACTGAACCTTTGGTATTTCTACATATTTCTTGTGCACCATCAGCATCGTTATTTTTCAATTTATCTTCAATTTTGTGAAGTAATTTTTTTGTATTTACTGATTTCATATTCAGTGTAATGATTTTTTCA
This Bacteroidota bacterium DNA region includes the following protein-coding sequences:
- a CDS encoding polyprenyl synthetase family protein yields the protein MTDSLTKIKAPVKNELKVFNEFFYKNLQSQIPLLNRVLKYIIKKKGKQMRPLFVILSAGIFGKINDKTYRGASFIELIHTATLVHDDVVDDSTQRRGAFTLNALWKNKISVLSGDYLLSKGMLMALENKENDMLELSSNTVKMMSEGELLQIEKARTLDIDEEVYFEIIKMKTASLISSSFAIGVASTGATNDEIEKMSKAGEFAGIAFQIKDDILDFSTDITGKPKGVDIKEKKLTLPLIYALKIASGKEKKTIVKAISKRGKKKEVFDEVVSFIKEKKGFEYSENKMNEYIHKSLKIIDEFPDSKYKKSLCDLIRFSVSRKK
- a CDS encoding biopolymer transporter ExbD, whose product is MSAKFERKRGKDSPAISTASLPDIIFILLFFFMVATVMRDSDALVTTHVPKATELTKIEKKSMVSTINIGPPVNMHRAKYGTAPRVQLNDKFAAPTDVIEFVENERLKKDERLRPYMTFALKVDKKTKMGIVTDVKQELRKAKALKIQYNAAVRTETLN
- a CDS encoding biopolymer transporter ExbD — translated: MKTKRRSGGEFNASSMADIAFLLLIFFLMVTTIDTDKGIMRKLPPWPDPTQPPPESHIKKRDIFEIRVNARDQLLVEGEYTTIGELKEKTKEFILNNGKNPKLSISPDKAVVSIKNDRGTSYNIYLQVQNELTAAYNEIRENEAMRKHGMTMEDLPKSVQKEINSKYPMKISEAEPENIGGK
- a CDS encoding MotA/TolQ/ExbB proton channel family protein, yielding MKKTLLVLVILGLIFSANFSIAQENDEKAPATEAESIEDDATTSEVDSPAVEVKEEAVEEEVEEAEEAEEAVPAKKNGTQIIKKYFIDGGGFMFPVLIALILGLAIAIEKIITLNMKSVNTKKLLHKIEDKLKNNDADGAQEICRNTKGSVASIFYQALFRRKGGVEDVEKAIVSYGSVQMGLLEKGLVWISLFISIAPMLGFMGTVIGMIEAFDKIEMIGDISPSIVAGGIKVALLTTVAGLVVAVILQLFYNYLVTKVDGIVNDMEDSSISLVDMMIEYDVTKK